The following coding sequences are from one Streptomyces dengpaensis window:
- the rplK gene encoding 50S ribosomal protein L11: MPPKKKKVTGLIKLQIQAGAANPAPPVGPALGQHGVNIMEFCKAYNAATESQRGWVIPVEITVYEDRSFTFITKTPPAAKMILKAAGVEKGSGEPHKTKVAKITEAQVREIATTKMPDLNANDLDAAAKIIAGTARSMGITVEG; the protein is encoded by the coding sequence ATGCCTCCCAAGAAGAAGAAGGTCACGGGGCTTATCAAGCTCCAGATCCAGGCCGGTGCCGCCAACCCGGCTCCGCCGGTCGGCCCGGCGCTGGGCCAGCACGGCGTCAACATCATGGAGTTCTGCAAGGCCTACAACGCCGCGACCGAATCGCAGCGCGGTTGGGTCATCCCGGTGGAGATCACGGTCTACGAGGACCGCTCCTTCACCTTCATCACCAAGACGCCGCCGGCCGCGAAGATGATCCTCAAGGCCGCGGGTGTCGAGAAGGGCTCCGGCGAGCCGCACAAGACCAAGGTCGCCAAGATCACCGAGGCGCAGGTCCGCGAGATCGCCACCACGAAGATGCCCGACCTGAACGCCAACGACCTGGACGCCGCCGCGAAGATCATCGCCGGCACCGCCCGTTCCATGGGCATCACGGTCGAGGGCTGA
- the nusG gene encoding transcription termination/antitermination protein NusG: MSDPNLNDAIESVESVDDELDIVEGADVEDEVEAADAVAGGPAEEVALHVEDESGEGVAEEDLAAEAEEAVEAEAEEEAEPVDPVTALREELRTLPGEWYVIHTYAGYENRVKTNLEQRAVSLNVEDYIFQAEVPQEEVVQIKNGDRKTIKQNKLPGYVLVRMDLTNESWGVVRNTPGVTGFVGNAYDPYPLTLDEIVKMLAPEAEEKAAREAAEAEGKPAPQRKVEVQVLDFEVGDSVTVTDGPFATLQATINEINADSKKVKGLVEIFGRETPVELSFDQIQKN, translated from the coding sequence GTGTCTGACCCGAACCTGAACGATGCCATCGAGTCGGTCGAGTCCGTTGACGACGAGCTCGACATCGTCGAGGGCGCGGACGTCGAGGACGAGGTCGAGGCTGCCGACGCCGTCGCCGGCGGGCCCGCCGAAGAAGTGGCCCTGCACGTCGAGGACGAGTCCGGCGAGGGCGTCGCCGAGGAGGATCTCGCGGCCGAGGCCGAGGAAGCCGTCGAGGCGGAGGCCGAGGAAGAGGCCGAGCCCGTCGACCCCGTCACCGCCCTGCGCGAGGAGCTGCGCACCCTCCCCGGCGAGTGGTACGTCATCCACACCTACGCCGGTTACGAGAACCGCGTGAAGACCAACCTCGAGCAGCGCGCCGTCTCGCTGAACGTCGAGGACTACATCTTCCAGGCCGAGGTGCCGCAGGAAGAGGTCGTCCAGATCAAGAACGGCGACCGCAAGACGATCAAGCAGAACAAGCTCCCGGGCTACGTCCTGGTCCGCATGGACCTGACGAACGAGTCCTGGGGCGTCGTCCGCAACACCCCCGGCGTTACCGGCTTCGTGGGCAACGCCTACGACCCGTACCCGCTGACCCTGGACGAGATCGTCAAGATGCTCGCCCCGGAGGCCGAGGAGAAGGCCGCCCGCGAGGCCGCCGAGGCCGAGGGCAAGCCCGCCCCGCAGCGCAAGGTCGAGGTCCAGGTGCTGGACTTCGAGGTCGGCGACTCGGTCACCGTCACCGACGGCCCGTTCGCCACGCTGCAGGCCACCATCAACGAGATCAACGCCGACTCGAAGAAGGTCAAGGGCCTCGTCGAGATCTTCGGCCGCGAGACCCCGGTCGAGCTCTCCTTCGACCAGATCCAGAAGAACTAG
- the rplA gene encoding 50S ribosomal protein L1, producing the protein MSKRSKSLRAADAKVDREKLYAPLEAVRLAKETSTTKFDGTVEVAFRLGVDPRKADQMVRGTVNLPHGTGKTARVLVFATGDRAEAARAAGADIVGADELIDEVAKGRLDFDAVVATPDLMGKVGRLGRVLGPRGLMPNPKTGTVTPDVAKAVTEIKGGKIEFRVDKHSNLHFIIGKASFDDTKLVENYGAALDEILRLKPSAAKGRYIKKAAISTTIGPGIPVDPNRTRNLLVEEDPAAV; encoded by the coding sequence GTGAGCAAGCGCAGCAAGTCTCTCCGCGCTGCGGACGCCAAGGTCGACCGGGAGAAGCTCTACGCCCCGCTCGAGGCCGTCCGTCTCGCCAAGGAGACCTCCACGACCAAGTTCGACGGCACCGTCGAGGTCGCCTTCCGCCTGGGTGTCGACCCGCGCAAGGCCGACCAGATGGTCCGTGGCACCGTGAACCTCCCGCACGGCACCGGTAAGACCGCCCGGGTCCTGGTCTTCGCGACCGGTGACCGTGCCGAGGCCGCGCGTGCCGCGGGCGCCGACATCGTCGGCGCCGACGAGCTGATCGACGAGGTGGCGAAGGGCCGTCTGGACTTCGACGCCGTCGTCGCCACCCCGGACCTCATGGGCAAGGTCGGCCGCCTCGGCCGTGTCCTCGGCCCCCGTGGTCTGATGCCGAACCCGAAGACGGGCACCGTGACCCCGGACGTGGCCAAGGCCGTGACCGAGATCAAGGGCGGCAAGATCGAGTTCCGCGTCGACAAGCACTCGAACCTGCACTTCATCATCGGCAAGGCGTCCTTCGACGACACCAAGCTGGTGGAGAACTACGGCGCCGCGCTGGACGAGATCCTTCGTCTGAAGCCGTCGGCCGCCAAGGGCCGCTACATCAAGAAGGCCGCGATCAGCACCACGATCGGCCCCGGCATTCCGGTCGACCCGAACCGCACCCGCAACCTCCTCGTCGAGGAGGACCCGGCCGCCGTCTGA